The following is a genomic window from candidate division KSB1 bacterium.
TTTTCTTAATCTCACGACCATCATTTATTCTAGTTTTTCACCTAAATCATTTGTAATTTAGTTGCCTTAAGGGTTGTGAGAAAACCGGATTGCCTTTGAATAATAAATTTCCCGGAATTTAAATTAAAAATCAAATTACTGATGGCTATTTCGAATAATTTCGAGTCAAAACCAACGTTCCTTCGTAACGAAATCAATACTCACCTGGCTCAGACCATAAGCAAAGAATTTCCGTTTACCTTGTATGAACCTATGCGGTATATGATGGCAGCCGGTGGTAAAAGACTCCGACCCATTTTTTTATTGCTTGCGTGTGAAGCTGCAGGCGGCAAGTGGGAAGAGGGTTTGGATGCAGCGGTAGCGATAGAATTATTGCATAACTTTACCCTGATTCATGATGACGTTATGGATCAAGACGATACCCGCCGTGGGCGGAAGACAGTCCACAAGAAATGGGACGTAAATGTTGCCATATTAGCAGGAGATGGCTTGATAGCTCTTGCTTATAAATCTTTGCTTCGAACCCATTGTAATGATTTAAGCCGGCTTGGTTCTCTTTTTTCAAATACCCTGCTGGAAGTCTGTGAAGGCCAGGCTTTTGATAAAGAGTTCGAATCGGAGGTAGATGTCTCCTTAGACGATTATTTCAAAATGATCAAAAAAAAGACGGCAAGCTTGTTTGCGATGTGTGCTGAATTAGGCGCGATTATCGGCGGAGGTACGGAAAAAACGATCTCTGAATTAAGAACATTTGGATTAAACCTGGGAGTTGGTTTTCAAATCCAGGATGATCTATTGGATGTTATGGCTAATGAAGAACTTACCGGTAAAACTTGGGGCAGTGATATCCGGCAAAAAAAGAAAACTATGTTGTTAATCCATGCCCGTAGTGAAGCTTCTCATTCTGACCGTGAAGTTATTGAAGAAATTTTGGCCAAACCGGAAGTGGACAGGCAAGATGTCCTTTTGATGAAAGATGTTTTTCAAAAGGCGGGTACTTTGTCATTGTCTTCACAAATGCTTGACAAACATTTTAATCTTGCCAGAAAAAGCTTGAATGAAATTGAGAAAAGCGAAGGCCGGTTGGCGCTTGAGTATTTTTTAGAATCCGTTATCAACAGAACACACTGAATGTACTTTATCTTTCGGTGTTATTCTTTGTTGAATTATTCAGCAAGTATGTTATTAGGAGGCTCATTTTACCAATTTCAATTCAATCCCATAACAAATGATTTTCTGTATTTGAGTTCATATTCATATTAATAGTATGCGAGCCCTATATGTGCTACTAGTAGTTTTTGTACTGTGGGTTGACCCTTGGCCTAAATTCAAATGAGCCGTATGTTAAAAACTTAGATAAAAAATAATTTTTGAGATAGAAATTATGTTAGCGAATCCAGAGGAATTGGGATTTAATCCTCAAGATCAGAAAATTTGGAATAATCTTTTTTTGAATGTTCCACTTGATTGGAAAACTGCCGAAGCAACAAAAGATATGAAGGATTGTTTACAATTTTTCGAGATGCATAATGTGAAATCCGTACTTGATGTGGGCTGTGGTATAGGAATTTGGGCGATGTTTTTAAGCAAAGCGGGTTTTGAGGTTAAAGGATATGATTTCTCATCGAATGCCATAAAGTTTGCTTCGAGATGGGCAGCTGAGGACAGTGTCCAAATCGAATACAAATGTTGTCCAATTACAGGTAATCCCTTCCCTCGTGAAAAGTTTGATGGTGTTATTGCAGCAAAAGTCCTGGATAATATTTCAAAAGACGAATTAGAAATTGCAATAGCCAAAATCTTCAAATGTTTAAAAGACAAGGATCTATTATTTTGCCTTTTTAATCCATACATGACTCCTGAAGAGATAAAGGAGAAGGAAAAAAGTGACAACCCAACGAAAGGGATAACGCTTACAATTTATACTGATGTTGAATTGAGAAATCTGTTTCCTCGATTTAAATTGCTGGATTTTAAGGTATATGAATATGGATTTAGGGGCCTTTTCCTTAAGAAGTTCTAAAAATATATGACTTAAAATTATTTTGTTTTAAAGTACAAGAAACGCAGCGGTACTTAGTAATGAATTGTACATTCAATGTGGTAATAAGTTGTGTTTCATTACCCTATTGAGATGTTAACCGCATTACATTTAATGAAGTACATTTTTGGATCATGAATAAAAAAAATATGACAACACAAATCAATTTGTGCTTAGTACATGCAATACAAATTTTGGATAGCATCAACTGTGTTGATGCGATAGTGTTAGCGTAAACAAACAAAGCCCGTCCGATTTCTAGAACGGGCTTTGTAATTAATGGCTTGTTTAACTATTCTTCTTGCATAAACGGATATTTGAAGTCCTTTGGCGGGACAAAGTTTTCTTTAATGGTGCGGGTTGAAACCCAGCGGATGAGATTGAAGATCGAACCGGCCTTGTCATTGGTGCCGGATGCCCTTGCACCGCCGAATGGCTGCTGCCCCACCACGGCGCCAGTGGGTTTGTCGTTGATGTAGAAATTTCCGGCAGCATTGCGCAAGATCTTGCTCGCTTGAATTACCGCATAACGATCCTGCGAGAAAATGGCGCCAGTCAATGCGTACGGTGAAGTTTCATCACAAAGCTGCAAAGTTTGTTCATATTGATTGTCCGGATAGACATAGACGGTCAACACCGGGCCAAATATTTCTTCTTCCATTGTTTTGAATTTCGGCGTTTTAGTCTGGATGATTGTGGGTTGGATAAAATATCCTTTGGAATCATCGTACTCTCCACCGTGCAGGATTTCTGCGTCGCTGGCATTCTTTGCGTAATCGATATATTCAGTAATATCCCTGAAAGAATTTTTGTCGATAACCGCATTCATGAAATTGGTGAAATCGGTAACGTCGCCCATCTTGATTTCTTTGATCATCGCAAGCAAGAATTCTTTTATAGAAGGCCACAGGCTTTCCGGAACATACATCCGAGAAGCGGCCGAGCATTTTTGTCCCTGGTATTCGAATGCTCCGCGAATTGCTGCGGTTGCGACTGCCTTTGTGTCGGCGCTTGAATGTACAAAGAGGAAATTTTTACCGCCGGTTTCACCGACAATACGGGGATAGCTTTTATATTTTTCGATATTGCCGCCAACAGTTTTCCACATTCCCTGGAACGTTGCCGTACTGCCAGTGAAGTGCACTCCAGCCAGCCTGGGATGATTCATCGCCGGATCGCCGATTGCGCTGCCCGGTCCAGGCACCATGTTGATAACGCCGGCCGGCATTCCAGCTTCTTTCAGCCATTCCATGATATAATAAGCGCTGTAAACAGAACTGGATGCGGGTTTCCAAACCACGACATTACCCATCAAAGCCGGGGCCGTGGGCAAATTTGCGGCAATCGATGTGAAATTAAATGGAGTGACTGCGAAAACGAAACCTTCCAGCGGCCGGTATTCCAACTGGTTCCAAATCGAGCCTTCTGAAGTGACCTGCTGCCCATAAAGCTGTTGCATGTAATAAACATTAAATCGCAAAAAATCGACGATTTCACAAGCTGCGTCAATTTCTGCTTGAAAGACATTTTTACTTTGACCAAGCATAGTAGATGCATTTAATAATTGGCGATAAGGACCGGCAAGCAATTCTGCGGCTTTCAAAAAAATGGCTGCGCGAGCTTCCCAGGGTGTTTCAGCCCATTGCTTACGAGCTTCTAATGCAGCTTCTATAGCTTGATGAACATATTTTTCATCACCTTTATGATATTGGCCAAGCAGGTGCTTATGATCGTGGGGACAACGGCAGTCTGCCAAATTTCCGGATTTAACATCTTCACCGCCAATTACCATGGGTATTTCGATTTCCTTTGACAACATGTCGTCCAGTGTGTTCTTTAACTCGGCTTTTTCACTGCTACCCGGATTGTAATCGTATATCGGTTCGTTGATTGGATAGGGTACGTCAAAAATTCCGTTGGGCATGGAATCCTCCAGGTTATGTAAGGTTTAAGATTTATCGAATTTGAGCAGAGTGAATATAGAATAAAAATGGTCTGTGATCAAAGAGAAAATTCAATTTTGGCAGCGTTCTCAAACTTCCGGTTAAAGAAACATGAATGTTGTATTGTTAGTCTTAATTTTTGAAATACAATTAATAAAAATTAGTTGGTGTATGTTAGGTGAATAGTTTATCTTAAAATTTTTCAAACAAGAAGTATTTTTTCTTTGGAGAATAGTTCGTGCAAGACTTTGTGTTCCGCCAGGCAATTCTATCGTTTACTTTGCGCAGATTTTGGAATGTAGTTAAATCTTTAAGTTCCTTTTTTCTTTCTATCATTATGCGCAAACCTATTATTTGGGGTATTCCGCCAGTACTTACAGTAGAACCCACAAATATCTGCAATCTCAAATGTCCACTATGTGTGACTGGCAATGACACGATGTTAAGATCGGCTGGGCGCATGTCTTTTGATACTTTTCGAAATATTATCGATGATATCGGCGATAAAATATGGTATGTAATTTTATATCATCAAGGCGAACCTTATATCAATAAAGACTTTTTGCGATGTGTAGGATATGCCAAAGAAAAAGGGCTTTACACCGAGACCAGTACAAATGTGCATTACTTAAATCCCCAAAATGCGGAACTCACCGTTCAATCCGGATTGGATGCAGTCATCGTTTCTGTAGACGGTACAACCCAGGAAAGTTATGAGCGGTATCGGGTAAATGGTAAGCTGGATAAAGTTAAAGAGGGCATTCGTAATCTGGTTGCGGCTAAGAAAAAATTAGGCAGTAAAACTCCTTATATTCTATTACAATTTCTTGTCATGAAGCACAATGAACATGAAATTCCCGAGATCGAGGCGTTGGCTAGAGAGCTTGGAGTAGATCGACTGCTGAAAAAGAATATCCAAGTTGAGAATTACCAGGAAGCCCTTGAATGGCTGCCAGAGAAAGAAAAATATCAACGTTATTCTGTAACAGATTCAGACATACAAGTACGGAAAGGTGGTAAAGGAGTATGTCCCAGGCCCTGGTTGTCTACCCTCATGAATTGGGATGGCGGCATCGTCCCTTGTTGTTTTGATAAAAATGGCAAACATTCGATGGGTCATGCCAAGGATCATGATTTTGAAGATATTTGGGTTAACGGTGATTATAAAGAATTTCGGAAAAATATGCTAACCAACCGAAAGTCGATCGATATTTGCAAGAATTGTAACCAGGGTTTTGGGGTTTGGATTTAGAGGTCTGATAATTCTATAATTTTGATGTACGGGGCTTTCAAGCCTTCCGTGCAATTATTACATATCTCGATGGATTTACGGTCGTTCATGACCAATTTGCGAAATGCATTGTACTTGCCATTTTTCCAAACTTGGGTAAAGTTGGTTGGTTCACGAAAGATATTTGCAAACGCATGTTCAGCATCCTTATCGAAACAACATGGCGCCACGGAGCCATCCCAATTAATCGTCGAGTTCAGCCACAGACGCTTACACCAGTTTTTGATATTCCCATTCATTTCGAAACCATCGCCATTACGTTTGTAACGCTGCAGGTCATCTCGATCTGGCAGGAAGGTTTTTGCCTGGCTATTTGAATAAACCTGGGCTGTTTTGAATGAGATCCGGTTCACTATTATTCTGTTTGGCGATTTCTATAAGACGATCCATCTCTCCTTGATTGTGTTTAAATACAATGAATTGCAGCTCCACGTGCGGTGTTTTACTGCCCAAACGTTCCTTTGCCTGGCTGATGCGTTGTAAAGTTTCAAACACCAGCTTGAAGTTGCCGCCAACCCGGTACTTTTCGTAGGTTTCCTGGTTGGTGCCATCCATTGAAAAAATGAGTACATCAAGACCAAGATTGCACCAATTCCTCGGCAGCTTCCTCAGTACGGATGAAATGCCCGTTTGTGGAGGTTTGTGTCATGATCCCTTTTGAATTCGCATACTTAACGAAATCTAGGAATGAGTGGTTAATGAGGGGTTCACCCTGGTTCCACAATTGTACCTGTAATACATAATCGCCAACATCGTCGATCAATTTTTTAAAATTAGCGAAATTCAATTTACCTAGCGCCCGGGTCATTTCGCCGTTACCGGATGGACACATAGGGCACTTCAAATTGCAGATATTGGTTGGTTCAACCATCAAATAAATCGGGTAACCCCACACGATTTGTTTGCGCAGTATTTTAGAAAGAAACATGGAAGTGAATAATTTGATGACATTAACGATCCGTTTTCGAGTAATTTTAATCTGTATGATTTGTAGCGATTTGATCAGAGATTTTATGGGTAGAAACCATGATCTGCTTACGAAATCTACTCGCTTTTATTAAATCCCGAGTTGAGGAAACCACATCTTTAAGTTCTTTGAAATGTTCTTTTTTCTTCGAAATAAAATAAACCCCGGCTAAGGCCGGAATAATCGAGCCGAGTGCAAATAAAAACAATGATGTTGCAACAGCCTGGGCGGCATTGATGCCATAACTATTAAAGAAAAAAACAGCCAACCCCTCTCGCACACCTAATCCGGAAATGCTGATCGGAATCATTCCTGAACCCCATAGGTAAATCGAAGTATGTGCGGTTGGCCACAATGAAATGGCATTTACTTTGTTGAGCAATATATAATATTGACCTGCCATGAGAGCAAATGTGATTAACGAAAAAACCAGGGTAAAGCTAAGCATTGTGTAATAATTAGTTTCTTTTTCTTGAAATCGCTTCAAGATGCGCAGTTTGGGGATAAGGAGAATGGTTATCATCAGGACAATTAAGAGAGCAACACAATAGGGTGTTAGCTGAGGAAAAGTAAGCGGCAAAACGATTAAGATAAGGAAAAGTTTTATGAAAGTTAAAACGAGTTTTTCCAAACCAAATGCAGCTACTTTTCCTTTCTTTTTACCTGGAAGTAAAAATATTTTGCTTATTTCTGCATGACCGCCAGGCAGCATGAGTCGAAATGTAAACCCTGCCAAGAATGATGGAATGACATCTTCTTTGGCAAAATGATCGGAATTGCAGTTTAAAAGATATTTCCAGCGCAAATACTGTATATATAAACTCAAGAGGCTAAGGAATCCAATCAGCAATATAGTTCCAAATGTTAGTTGTGCAAAATATTCTAAGAATATCTCGTGATCGACTAAAAATAAAATCCAGGTTACAAGTGTAAGTCCTAATGTGACTTTAACAAAATAGATTAATTTTCTTTTAAGTATTTGTTTCATGAAGTTATTTCCATTTGTATACCTGTAATCCACCGAGGATAGTAAGGAATATAATGTATCCCGGGTAAATGATTTGCATAAATAATAAATACGGTATCAATTGTTTCTGTTTAAAAATGATTGCTGCATTGTATAAGCAAGTGAATTCTAATATAAACTTCAAGCATAAAAATGCAAGCCATAATAGAAATTGATGCGGGAAAATGATTGGAAAGAGTAAGAATAGAACGTGATAAGCAAATAATCCTATTGGAAGCAGCATGGATGAAGGGGATCTTATAAATGTTTTACTGTTTTTTCGAATTTGTTGATTCAGGAATTCTTTTTTGCTTTTTAGAGGTTGTGTCAATACAAATGTCTCGGGATCCGCACAGTAATCAATTTTGCCTGCTTTAGTTCTAAAGCGATCGGTAAGGTGAATGTCATCGCCACTGCGAAATTTTTTCAATGA
Proteins encoded in this region:
- a CDS encoding methyltransferase domain-containing protein, with protein sequence MNVPLDWKTAEATKDMKDCLQFFEMHNVKSVLDVGCGIGIWAMFLSKAGFEVKGYDFSSNAIKFASRWAAEDSVQIEYKCCPITGNPFPREKFDGVIAAKVLDNISKDELEIAIAKIFKCLKDKDLLFCLFNPYMTPEEIKEKEKSDNPTKGITLTIYTDVELRNLFPRFKLLDFKVYEYGFRGLFLKKF
- the pruA gene encoding L-glutamate gamma-semialdehyde dehydrogenase; protein product: MPNGIFDVPYPINEPIYDYNPGSSEKAELKNTLDDMLSKEIEIPMVIGGEDVKSGNLADCRCPHDHKHLLGQYHKGDEKYVHQAIEAALEARKQWAETPWEARAAIFLKAAELLAGPYRQLLNASTMLGQSKNVFQAEIDAACEIVDFLRFNVYYMQQLYGQQVTSEGSIWNQLEYRPLEGFVFAVTPFNFTSIAANLPTAPALMGNVVVWKPASSSVYSAYYIMEWLKEAGMPAGVINMVPGPGSAIGDPAMNHPRLAGVHFTGSTATFQGMWKTVGGNIEKYKSYPRIVGETGGKNFLFVHSSADTKAVATAAIRGAFEYQGQKCSAASRMYVPESLWPSIKEFLLAMIKEIKMGDVTDFTNFMNAVIDKNSFRDITEYIDYAKNASDAEILHGGEYDDSKGYFIQPTIIQTKTPKFKTMEEEIFGPVLTVYVYPDNQYEQTLQLCDETSPYALTGAIFSQDRYAVIQASKILRNAAGNFYINDKPTGAVVGQQPFGGARASGTNDKAGSIFNLIRWVSTRTIKENFVPPKDFKYPFMQEE
- a CDS encoding SPASM domain-containing protein, which gives rise to MNRISFKTAQVYSNSQAKTFLPDRDDLQRYKRNGDGFEMNGNIKNWCKRLWLNSTINWDGSVAPCCFDKDAEHAFANIFREPTNFTQVWKNGKYNAFRKLVMNDRKSIEICNNCTEGLKAPYIKIIELSDL
- a CDS encoding polyprenyl synthetase family protein, whose amino-acid sequence is MAISNNFESKPTFLRNEINTHLAQTISKEFPFTLYEPMRYMMAAGGKRLRPIFLLLACEAAGGKWEEGLDAAVAIELLHNFTLIHDDVMDQDDTRRGRKTVHKKWDVNVAILAGDGLIALAYKSLLRTHCNDLSRLGSLFSNTLLEVCEGQAFDKEFESEVDVSLDDYFKMIKKKTASLFAMCAELGAIIGGGTEKTISELRTFGLNLGVGFQIQDDLLDVMANEELTGKTWGSDIRQKKKTMLLIHARSEASHSDREVIEEILAKPEVDRQDVLLMKDVFQKAGTLSLSSQMLDKHFNLARKSLNEIEKSEGRLALEYFLESVINRTH
- a CDS encoding SPASM domain-containing protein, which encodes MQDFVFRQAILSFTLRRFWNVVKSLSSFFLSIIMRKPIIWGIPPVLTVEPTNICNLKCPLCVTGNDTMLRSAGRMSFDTFRNIIDDIGDKIWYVILYHQGEPYINKDFLRCVGYAKEKGLYTETSTNVHYLNPQNAELTVQSGLDAVIVSVDGTTQESYERYRVNGKLDKVKEGIRNLVAAKKKLGSKTPYILLQFLVMKHNEHEIPEIEALARELGVDRLLKKNIQVENYQEALEWLPEKEKYQRYSVTDSDIQVRKGGKGVCPRPWLSTLMNWDGGIVPCCFDKNGKHSMGHAKDHDFEDIWVNGDYKEFRKNMLTNRKSIDICKNCNQGFGVWI
- a CDS encoding flippase-like domain-containing protein; its protein translation is MKQILKRKLIYFVKVTLGLTLVTWILFLVDHEIFLEYFAQLTFGTILLIGFLSLLSLYIQYLRWKYLLNCNSDHFAKEDVIPSFLAGFTFRLMLPGGHAEISKIFLLPGKKKGKVAAFGLEKLVLTFIKLFLILIVLPLTFPQLTPYCVALLIVLMITILLIPKLRILKRFQEKETNYYTMLSFTLVFSLITFALMAGQYYILLNKVNAISLWPTAHTSIYLWGSGMIPISISGLGVREGLAVFFFNSYGINAAQAVATSLFLFALGSIIPALAGVYFISKKKEHFKELKDVVSSTRDLIKASRFRKQIMVSTHKISDQIATNHTD